A genomic segment from Nodularia sphaerocarpa UHCC 0038 encodes:
- a CDS encoding 2OG-Fe(II) oxygenase — MLTKTSKNYYAEQILNKLEQCKSALKKEFIIGNRINTCYLDDLLNPEDVLKIYHAFPDKKNLLQLKDLREYKYVGIQLDQYHPLLEEIIYAFQDTRIVNLIAEITGLEQLMPDEYLYAGGVSLMEYGCFLNPHLDNSHDKDISNYRVLNLLYYVTPNWEEDYGGNLELWDQNLNQPCRTIHSKFNRLVIMVTNKTSWHSVSPINYHGRRCCVSNYYFSPKPADTSKYYHVTSFRGRPEQNLRDIVLRGDASLRNLVRKIFKHGIKKPHFYRNRVLNNTASK, encoded by the coding sequence ATGCTAACCAAAACTTCAAAAAATTATTATGCCGAGCAAATTTTAAATAAACTAGAACAGTGTAAATCGGCTTTAAAAAAAGAATTCATCATTGGCAACCGAATAAACACGTGTTATTTAGATGACTTATTAAATCCCGAAGATGTATTAAAAATATATCATGCATTTCCCGATAAAAAAAACTTGTTGCAGTTAAAAGACCTGAGAGAATATAAGTACGTTGGTATACAATTAGACCAGTACCATCCTCTTTTAGAAGAAATTATCTATGCCTTTCAGGATACCAGAATAGTTAACCTGATTGCTGAAATAACGGGATTGGAACAATTGATGCCAGATGAATACCTTTATGCTGGTGGCGTTAGCCTGATGGAATATGGCTGTTTTTTAAATCCTCATCTGGATAATTCCCATGATAAAGATATTAGTAACTATCGTGTTTTGAATTTACTGTATTATGTAACTCCCAATTGGGAAGAAGATTATGGCGGTAATTTAGAACTTTGGGATCAAAATTTAAACCAGCCTTGTAGAACTATTCACAGTAAGTTCAATCGGCTAGTGATTATGGTGACTAATAAAACTTCTTGGCACTCTGTTAGCCCAATTAATTATCATGGTCGGCGCTGTTGTGTATCTAACTACTATTTTTCCCCAAAACCTGCTGATACAAGCAAGTATTATCATGTTACTTCTTTTCGAGGTCGCCCAGAACAGAATCTGAGAGATATAGTTTTGAGAGGAGACGCAAGCTTACGAAATCTAGTGCGTAAAATCTTTAAACATGGAATTAAAAAGCCTCATTTCTATAGAAATAGAGTATTAAATAATACAGCTTCCAAATGA
- the nagZ gene encoding beta-N-acetylhexosaminidase codes for MAGLQELERFGHHLILGISGTSLNDEDKRILSELKPVGVIYFAKNFLDVTPYAVWLENFKNLNDQIREYTERDSMFMTLDHEGGRVVRTPLPITRFPYALLCRTQAKEVAKATALELKSLGINVSWSPVADIFSHPQNPIIGPRAFGRNPETTAEGVCEYYRGLEEGGILGCAKHFPGHGDTSKDSHIELPILNLSLEDLRIRELIPFKALISGEIPLIMTAHILFPQIDPQFPATLSPAILKKILREELGFEGVVVSDDLDMKAVSDMFTQSGTIARAFNAGCDLFIVSRNINSLSIERTYQMAGDFADSLSRGSLDESVVTAARDRIEKLLAVTPQYLIHALDKNILQQHAQLAIACCY; via the coding sequence ATGGCAGGATTGCAAGAGTTAGAGCGCTTTGGACATCACTTGATACTTGGGATTTCAGGTACTTCATTAAATGATGAGGATAAACGCATACTGAGTGAATTAAAACCAGTTGGGGTGATTTATTTTGCTAAAAACTTTCTGGATGTTACACCTTATGCAGTTTGGCTAGAAAATTTCAAGAATCTCAACGACCAAATCAGAGAATATACTGAACGTGACTCAATGTTTATGACGTTAGATCACGAAGGGGGACGGGTAGTTAGAACACCACTACCAATTACCCGATTTCCTTATGCTTTGTTGTGTAGAACACAGGCAAAAGAAGTAGCAAAAGCCACAGCGTTAGAGTTGAAATCACTGGGAATAAATGTATCCTGGTCACCTGTAGCAGATATTTTTTCCCATCCTCAAAATCCGATTATCGGGCCTCGTGCCTTTGGTCGCAACCCGGAAACAACTGCTGAAGGTGTCTGTGAATATTACAGAGGACTTGAGGAAGGGGGAATTTTAGGATGTGCTAAACACTTTCCTGGACATGGAGACACTAGCAAAGATTCTCATATTGAATTACCAATACTCAATCTTAGTTTAGAAGACTTACGGATTCGGGAACTTATACCATTTAAAGCGCTGATTTCGGGGGAAATTCCGTTGATTATGACAGCGCATATCCTGTTTCCTCAGATAGATCCGCAATTTCCTGCGACACTTTCCCCAGCTATCCTGAAGAAGATCCTCCGGGAAGAATTGGGGTTTGAAGGTGTGGTTGTATCTGACGATCTCGATATGAAAGCTGTTTCAGATATGTTTACCCAAAGTGGGACAATAGCGCGAGCCTTTAATGCTGGCTGTGATTTGTTTATTGTCTCGCGGAATATTAATTCATTATCTATTGAACGTACTTATCAAATGGCAGGAGATTTTGCTGATTCGTTAAGTAGGGGTAGCCTGGATGAATCAGTGGTGACAGCAGCTAGAGACAGAATTGAGAAATTATTGGCGGTAACTCCCCAATATTTGATCCATGCTCTGGATAAAAATATACTACAGCAACACGCACAATTGGCGATCGCTTGTTGTTACTAG
- a CDS encoding metal-sensing transcriptional repressor, whose product MNGSNRLAKKSLPASQQIENAHAHDIEEQTNHTHEHGKSVHPHVHSEESLRKIVNRLSRIEGHVRGIKTMVQHNSPCPDVLLQIAAVRGALDKVARIVLDEHLTECIARAAQEGNMEVEIQQLKAALDRFLP is encoded by the coding sequence ATGAACGGATCAAACCGATTAGCTAAAAAATCTTTGCCGGCATCCCAGCAAATAGAAAACGCCCACGCTCATGATATAGAAGAGCAGACAAATCATACTCATGAGCATGGAAAGTCGGTACATCCTCACGTTCATAGTGAAGAGTCGCTACGAAAAATTGTGAATCGGCTATCTCGGATAGAAGGCCATGTTCGCGGTATTAAAACAATGGTGCAGCACAATAGCCCTTGTCCTGATGTTTTATTACAAATTGCGGCTGTGCGGGGCGCTTTGGATAAAGTCGCGAGAATTGTTTTAGATGAACATTTAACTGAGTGTATTGCAAGAGCAGCTCAAGAAGGCAATATGGAAGTGGAAATTCAACAGTTAAAAGCTGCTTTAGATCGGTTTTTGCCTTAA
- a CDS encoding HhoA/HhoB/HtrA family serine endopeptidase → MQFSQISSSIRQFSSYVLALIIGVTLTVSTWQVLPSQAEPAPYSETAADASDIIPQGQSPANAAIGSSSFVTAAVNRVGTAVVRIDTERTITRRMDPFMEDPFFRRFFGESLPQQLPSEQLRGLGSGFIIDKGGLVLTNAHVVDQADKVTVRLKDGRTYEGKVQGIDEVTDLAVVKINPDKDLPVAPLGSSDAVQVGDWAIAVGNPLGFDNTVTLGIVSTLKRSSAQVGIADKRLDFIQTDAAINPGNSGGPLLNERGEVIGINTAIRPDAMGIGFAIPIDKAKAIALKLQRDGKVIHPYLGVQMVTLTPELAKQNNTDPNSPIQIPEINGVLVMRVVPDSPAASAGMRRGDVIVQIDREPVTSADKLQNLVENSRLGQLLQVKVQRGNQIQLLSIRTAELQDPA, encoded by the coding sequence ATGCAATTCTCCCAAATATCAAGTTCTATACGTCAATTCAGTTCTTATGTGTTAGCCCTAATTATCGGGGTGACGCTAACGGTCAGCACTTGGCAGGTATTGCCTTCTCAAGCAGAACCGGCACCTTATTCTGAGACTGCTGCGGATGCTTCAGATATTATTCCCCAAGGGCAATCACCAGCAAATGCGGCTATAGGTAGCAGTAGCTTTGTCACGGCGGCTGTAAATCGTGTGGGAACAGCAGTAGTAAGGATTGATACTGAACGCACTATTACTCGTCGGATGGACCCTTTTATGGAAGACCCATTTTTTCGGCGATTTTTTGGTGAGAGTTTGCCGCAACAGTTGCCTTCTGAACAATTGCGCGGTCTAGGTTCGGGGTTTATTATTGATAAAGGTGGTCTGGTTTTGACCAATGCCCATGTAGTTGATCAGGCTGATAAAGTGACAGTGCGCCTCAAAGATGGTCGTACCTATGAAGGCAAAGTTCAAGGTATTGATGAAGTCACTGATTTAGCCGTGGTGAAGATTAACCCTGATAAAGATTTACCTGTTGCGCCTTTGGGTTCTTCGGATGCAGTACAAGTGGGAGACTGGGCGATCGCCGTGGGAAATCCGTTAGGATTTGATAATACTGTGACTTTGGGAATTGTCAGCACTCTCAAACGTTCTAGCGCCCAAGTGGGAATTGCTGACAAACGTTTAGACTTTATTCAAACCGATGCGGCGATTAATCCTGGTAACTCCGGGGGTCCGTTATTGAATGAACGTGGCGAAGTGATTGGGATTAATACGGCTATTCGTCCTGATGCTATGGGTATTGGCTTTGCGATTCCTATTGATAAGGCTAAGGCGATCGCCTTGAAATTGCAACGTGACGGTAAAGTTATTCACCCCTATTTAGGTGTGCAAATGGTGACTTTAACGCCTGAACTCGCAAAGCAGAATAATACTGATCCCAATTCTCCGATTCAAATACCAGAAATTAATGGTGTTTTGGTGATGCGAGTTGTACCTGATTCGCCTGCTGCATCTGCTGGTATGCGTCGTGGGGATGTGATTGTGCAAATTGATCGCGAACCTGTCACTAGTGCTGATAAGTTACAAAATCTTGTGGAAAATAGTCGTCTCGGTCAGTTGTTGCAGGTGAAAGTCCAACGCGGTAATCAGATACAGTTGCTTTCAATCCGCACTGCTGAGTTACAAGATCCGGCTTAG